The Enterococcus sp. 7F3_DIV0205 genome has a window encoding:
- a CDS encoding alpha/beta hydrolase — MHYLFEKGAPNGKKLLLLHGTGGDETSLLDIARFLDEEATLLSFRGTIQESGMNRFFKRNGLNQFDLVSLEEESDRLIQSITSVSEEKGIPLEEWVIVGYSNGANIAAHMLLERTTAIKYAILFHPMSLGVDTQDFPLADKGLWLSVSENDPIVSKEASNQLVQQLKNRQAAVTITTTNSGHQITMDEINQAKQWLSGR, encoded by the coding sequence ATGCATTATCTATTTGAAAAAGGTGCGCCCAACGGCAAAAAATTACTATTACTTCATGGTACTGGAGGAGACGAAACATCATTGCTCGACATTGCTCGTTTCTTGGATGAAGAGGCTACGTTACTTTCATTTCGCGGAACAATTCAAGAATCAGGGATGAATCGCTTTTTTAAGCGAAACGGGTTGAATCAATTTGACCTAGTTAGTCTAGAAGAAGAAAGTGACCGCCTGATCCAATCTATCACATCAGTTAGTGAAGAAAAAGGTATACCTTTAGAAGAATGGGTTATTGTTGGTTATTCGAACGGTGCTAATATTGCGGCACACATGTTGTTGGAACGTACGACCGCTATCAAGTATGCTATTTTGTTTCACCCAATGTCTTTAGGTGTCGACACCCAAGATTTTCCACTTGCTGATAAGGGGCTGTGGTTGTCTGTGAGTGAAAATGACCCTATTGTTTCAAAGGAAGCTTCAAATCAGCTGGTTCAACAATTAAAAAATCGCCAAGCAGCAGTTACAATTACGACGACTAATTCAGGTCATCAAATAACTATGGACGAAATCAATCAAGCAAAACAATGGTTGAGTGGGCGCTAA
- a CDS encoding helix-turn-helix transcriptional regulator, with product MKKAERINDMILFLANKNSFNLKELIDRYNISKSTALRDIQSLEEIGLPIYSELGRYGKYQLLDTRIVAPGLFTEGEIYALYFALLTLKGYRSTPFNMESSTLELKYSQVLPEKLQQKLLLMRKIITLEQVNHSNVSQYLKEIVEGILHEKIFNIRYAKKQEKVSIKAQFIQLSSKFGQWYARIWTIETQQIRVIRCDKIESLEEENRQDSLPLEMLLEKAETFYQKEQLTSFSIKVDEKGKDIFSKENYPSMSIQVSEENYLISGYYHITEEEFITNYLLRFGTSIIQIEPTQLKASLSKKAASFADYWGQL from the coding sequence ATGAAAAAAGCAGAACGCATCAATGATATGATTCTTTTTTTAGCCAATAAAAATAGTTTTAATTTAAAAGAATTGATCGATCGATATAACATTTCAAAAAGTACAGCGCTGAGAGATATACAGTCACTTGAAGAAATTGGTCTACCGATTTACTCTGAACTTGGAAGATATGGTAAATATCAACTGTTGGATACTCGGATAGTGGCTCCAGGTTTATTTACAGAAGGTGAGATTTATGCTCTTTATTTTGCTTTGTTAACGTTAAAAGGTTATCGCTCTACACCGTTCAACATGGAAAGCAGTACACTTGAATTAAAATATAGTCAGGTTCTGCCAGAGAAGTTACAGCAAAAACTTTTATTAATGCGTAAAATCATTACACTTGAGCAAGTCAATCACAGCAATGTCAGTCAGTATTTAAAAGAAATCGTTGAAGGAATCCTTCATGAAAAGATCTTTAACATTCGGTATGCAAAAAAGCAAGAAAAAGTGTCCATCAAGGCTCAATTTATTCAGCTTTCTTCTAAGTTTGGCCAATGGTATGCTAGAATTTGGACGATTGAAACCCAACAAATTCGTGTCATTCGTTGCGATAAAATTGAGTCACTAGAAGAAGAAAACCGTCAAGATTCACTACCACTTGAAATGCTATTAGAAAAAGCTGAAACGTTTTATCAAAAGGAACAACTAACGTCATTTTCAATCAAAGTCGATGAAAAGGGCAAAGATATTTTTTCTAAGGAAAACTACCCTTCAATGTCAATCCAAGTATCTGAAGAAAATTATTTGATTAGCGGGTACTACCATATAACCGAGGAAGAATTTATTACGAATTACTTACTTCGGTTTGGAACATCAATTATACAAATAGAGCCGACTCAATTAAAAGCAAGCCTGTCAAAAAAAGCGGCATCCTTTGCTGATTACTGGGGTCAGTTATAG
- a CDS encoding VOC family protein: protein MTLEIAVFLSMNGRAGEALAFYKKHLGAKELLVVTYEDMAKRDDSFLVTEENKQFISHSVLQIGQTKLMIAEDSMDPTQSFKIGTNFSLCIQSADLVEIETFYSNLTSDDRVKIIVPLNQNVFSGAYGIVEDPFGVQIQLMHDERLK from the coding sequence ATGACTTTAGAAATTGCAGTATTTTTATCCATGAATGGACGTGCTGGAGAGGCTTTGGCGTTTTATAAAAAACATTTAGGAGCTAAAGAGCTACTCGTTGTGACCTATGAAGACATGGCCAAAAGAGATGACAGTTTCCTAGTGACAGAAGAAAATAAACAATTCATTTCCCATTCAGTTTTACAAATTGGTCAAACGAAACTAATGATTGCAGAAGATTCAATGGATCCAACCCAATCATTTAAAATAGGTACTAACTTTTCTTTGTGTATTCAAAGTGCTGATTTAGTCGAAATTGAAACTTTTTATTCCAATCTAACATCAGATGATCGTGTCAAAATCATTGTACCGTTGAATCAAAATGTTTTCAGTGGTGCTTACGGGATTGTAGAGGATCCTTTTGGGGTACAAATTCAGTTAATGCATGATGAACGCTTAAAATAA
- the araA gene encoding L-arabinose isomerase encodes MLKTGKKEFWFIVGSQHLYGEETLLEVKKHAQEIATGLNESGKLPYPIVLKDELAVSADVITRIMKEANYNDEVAGVITWMHTFSPAKMWIRGTQLLQKPLLHLATQYNESIPWSTIDMDFMNLNQAAHGDREYGFINARLKINNEIVVGYWQHESVQKQISEWMDVAAAYAESFAIKVARFGDNMRNVAVTEGDKVEAQIKFGWVVDYYGIGDLVAVIDQVTDAEIDALFAEYKKLYDFELGEYAEEVWTKHVKEQARIEIGLRRFLEEGNYSAFTSNFEDLYGMKQLPGLAVQRLMAEGYGFAGEGDWKTAAIDRMMKIMAHNENTGFMEDYTYELTPGKEAILQSHMMEVDPTLAVNKPKIVVSPLSMGNREDPARLVFDGKAGSGVVVSMADFGTNYRLLINEVDAFEPTEPAPHLPVARILWKVKPDFKSGVHSWIQSGGGHHTVVSLNLSSKQIVAWAKMVDLDYVLIK; translated from the coding sequence ATGTTAAAGACAGGTAAAAAAGAATTTTGGTTTATCGTAGGTTCGCAACATTTATACGGAGAAGAAACATTATTAGAAGTAAAAAAGCATGCACAGGAAATTGCAACTGGATTAAATGAAAGTGGAAAATTACCATATCCAATCGTTTTGAAAGATGAATTAGCAGTTTCAGCGGATGTCATTACAAGGATTATGAAAGAAGCAAACTACAATGATGAAGTTGCTGGCGTAATTACATGGATGCATACATTTTCTCCTGCAAAAATGTGGATCAGAGGCACGCAATTACTACAAAAACCGTTGTTGCATTTAGCCACGCAATATAACGAAAGTATCCCATGGAGCACGATTGATATGGATTTTATGAATTTAAATCAAGCAGCTCATGGGGATCGGGAATATGGGTTTATCAATGCTCGTTTAAAGATCAATAATGAAATAGTCGTTGGGTATTGGCAGCATGAATCTGTTCAAAAACAAATTTCTGAGTGGATGGATGTAGCAGCTGCTTATGCGGAAAGTTTTGCTATCAAAGTTGCTCGTTTTGGTGATAATATGCGGAACGTTGCTGTGACAGAAGGGGATAAAGTTGAAGCGCAAATCAAGTTTGGCTGGGTGGTTGATTATTATGGTATCGGCGATTTGGTTGCCGTAATCGATCAAGTAACAGATGCCGAAATCGATGCATTGTTTGCCGAATATAAAAAATTGTATGATTTTGAACTTGGAGAATATGCAGAAGAAGTTTGGACAAAACATGTTAAAGAACAAGCTCGGATCGAAATCGGATTGCGCCGTTTCTTAGAAGAGGGCAACTATTCAGCTTTTACAAGTAATTTTGAGGACTTATATGGTATGAAACAATTGCCAGGCTTAGCTGTTCAGCGTTTAATGGCGGAAGGCTATGGTTTTGCAGGTGAAGGAGATTGGAAAACAGCTGCGATCGATCGTATGATGAAAATTATGGCTCACAATGAAAATACTGGTTTTATGGAAGATTATACGTATGAACTAACACCAGGAAAAGAAGCGATTTTGCAATCTCATATGATGGAAGTGGATCCGACACTAGCAGTCAATAAGCCAAAAATCGTGGTTTCGCCATTGAGTATGGGCAATCGTGAAGATCCAGCTCGTCTAGTTTTTGACGGGAAAGCCGGGTCAGGAGTGGTTGTTTCTATGGCCGATTTTGGCACGAATTATCGTTTATTGATCAATGAAGTGGATGCATTTGAACCAACTGAACCAGCACCTCATTTACCTGTTGCCAGAATTCTTTGGAAAGTAAAACCTGATTTTAAATCCGGCGTTCATTCTTGGATCCAAAGCGGTGGGGGGCATCATACCGTTGTTTCCTTGAACCTTTCTTCCAAGCAAATCGTAGCTTGGGCGAAAATGGTTGATTTGGATTATGTACTGATTAAATAG
- a CDS encoding L-ribulose-5-phosphate 4-epimerase: MLEQLKEEVFQANLELPKQGLIKYTWGNVSAIDRDKGLFVIKPSGVDYETLTAEDMVVCDLNGQVIEGKLNPSSDTPTHAVLYQKFPKVGGIVHTHSTWATIWAQAGLDVPAMGTTHADTFYGSIPCARFLNQAEINQGYETETGNVIIETFERRNIDPMEVPGVLLHGHGPFTWGKDAKSAVMNAVVLDEVCKMNLFARELNHFAETLPQRILDKHYLRKHGTDAYYGQK; the protein is encoded by the coding sequence ATGTTAGAACAGCTGAAAGAAGAAGTTTTTCAAGCAAATCTTGAATTGCCTAAACAAGGACTGATCAAATATACCTGGGGAAATGTCAGTGCGATCGATCGTGATAAAGGACTTTTTGTGATTAAACCTAGTGGCGTTGATTATGAAACATTGACTGCTGAAGACATGGTCGTTTGTGATTTAAATGGACAAGTAATTGAAGGAAAACTAAACCCATCTTCAGATACACCTACGCATGCGGTGTTATACCAAAAATTTCCTAAGGTTGGAGGAATTGTGCATACCCATTCAACTTGGGCGACGATTTGGGCTCAAGCTGGATTAGATGTACCAGCGATGGGCACAACTCATGCGGATACTTTTTATGGATCAATTCCTTGTGCACGTTTTTTAAATCAGGCTGAAATCAATCAAGGATATGAAACAGAAACAGGTAATGTGATCATAGAAACATTTGAAAGGCGAAACATCGATCCTATGGAAGTTCCAGGTGTTTTACTTCATGGACATGGCCCATTCACGTGGGGAAAAGATGCAAAAAGTGCAGTGATGAATGCAGTTGTTTTGGACGAGGTGTGCAAAATGAACTTATTTGCTAGAGAGCTCAATCATTTTGCTGAAACCTTACCGCAACGTATTTTAGATAAACATTATTTACGCAAGCACGGGACCGATGCTTATTATGGTCAAAAATAA